The following proteins are encoded in a genomic region of Pseudodesulfovibrio mercurii:
- the murI gene encoding glutamate racemase, producing MKNQAKLPIGMFDSGVGGLTVLKALRERMPCEDVLYLGDTARLPYGTKSPQTVTRYGVQCGAELIKRGIKLLVVACNTASAVALDALREANPGVPVIGVVDPGARAACQATTNQAVAVIATESTIAGGAYQRAIHAINPQARILGHPCPLFVALAEEGWTDGHVPEAVAARYLDPIFKPASGTEHPVIPDTLVLGCTHFPLLAPAIRNVVPEHTTIVDSAATTAETVYRELDRLGLNRPENGCGSTRYLTTDDVPRFARTGSRFLGTPIAEKDVELVDL from the coding sequence ATGAAGAATCAGGCAAAGTTGCCCATCGGCATGTTCGATTCGGGCGTGGGCGGGCTGACCGTGCTCAAGGCGCTGCGCGAACGCATGCCCTGCGAGGACGTCCTCTATCTCGGCGATACCGCGCGGCTGCCCTACGGCACCAAGTCGCCCCAGACCGTCACCCGCTACGGCGTGCAGTGCGGCGCGGAACTGATCAAACGCGGCATCAAGCTGCTCGTGGTGGCCTGCAACACCGCCTCGGCCGTGGCCCTGGACGCCCTGCGCGAGGCCAACCCCGGCGTGCCCGTCATCGGCGTGGTCGATCCCGGCGCGCGCGCCGCCTGCCAGGCCACCACCAACCAGGCCGTGGCCGTCATCGCCACGGAATCCACCATCGCGGGCGGGGCCTACCAGCGCGCCATCCACGCCATCAACCCCCAGGCCCGCATCCTTGGCCACCCCTGCCCCCTGTTCGTCGCCCTGGCCGAAGAGGGCTGGACCGACGGACACGTCCCCGAAGCCGTGGCCGCCCGCTACCTCGACCCCATCTTCAAACCCGCGTCCGGCACCGAACACCCCGTCATCCCCGACACCCTCGTGCTCGGCTGCACCCACTTCCCCCTGCTCGCACCGGCCATCCGCAACGTCGTCCCCGAACACACCACCATCGTGGACTCCGCCGCCACCACCGCCGAAACCGTGTACCGCGAACTCGACCGACTCGGCCTCAACCGGCCCGAAAACGGCTGCGGCTCCACCCGCTACCTCACCACCGACGACGTCCCCCGCTTCGCCCGCACCGGCTCCCGCTTCCTCGGCACCCCCATCGCCGAAAAAGACGTCGAACTCGTCGACCTGTAA
- a CDS encoding GAF and HD-GYP domain-containing protein — translation MERLAGRDDAVLTILKITDEVNQLKDVDTILDKILYESRQFSGADAGSIYLVEDDRLIFSYVQNDTLFKAEAANAALYQNFGIPIGDQSIVGYVAKTRRSLAIDDAYELDPTLPFSFNKSFDEKSGFRTTSMLTIPLIAQESRLVGVMQLINAKNESGAVVPFSDAARTYIPLFCNNAAVAIERGIMNRELILRMMQMAELRDPSETGAHVQRVGAYCAEIYGTWAARRGHSAKEIKRTRDNLRLAAMLHDVGKVGISDAILKKPAKLTAEEYDIMKWHTVYGARLFRNQTSELDRMSMEIALCHHEKWAAPGYPSIPLDQVWHESPDLGGAVLNGEDIPLSARICAVADVYDALASPRSYKDPFPDEKCLDILEKDAGTHFDPEVVEIFLEIFDVIKAIRDKWVEVREK, via the coding sequence ATGGAACGACTGGCGGGGCGCGACGACGCGGTCCTGACGATTCTCAAGATCACGGACGAGGTCAACCAGCTCAAGGACGTGGACACCATCCTGGACAAGATTCTCTACGAGTCCAGGCAGTTCTCCGGGGCCGACGCCGGGTCCATCTACCTGGTGGAGGACGACCGGCTGATCTTCAGCTACGTCCAGAACGACACCCTGTTCAAGGCCGAGGCCGCCAACGCCGCCCTGTACCAGAACTTCGGCATCCCCATCGGCGACCAGTCCATCGTGGGCTACGTGGCCAAGACCCGGCGGAGCCTGGCCATCGACGACGCCTACGAGCTCGACCCGACCCTGCCCTTCTCCTTCAACAAGTCCTTTGACGAGAAGTCCGGCTTCCGGACCACCAGCATGCTGACCATCCCGCTCATCGCCCAGGAGAGCCGCCTGGTCGGGGTCATGCAGCTGATCAACGCCAAGAACGAGTCCGGCGCGGTGGTGCCCTTCTCCGACGCGGCCAGGACCTACATCCCGCTGTTCTGCAACAACGCGGCCGTGGCCATCGAACGCGGCATCATGAACCGCGAGCTCATCCTGCGCATGATGCAGATGGCCGAGCTGCGCGACCCCTCGGAGACCGGGGCCCACGTCCAGCGGGTGGGCGCGTACTGCGCCGAGATCTACGGCACCTGGGCCGCCCGCCGGGGCCATTCGGCAAAGGAGATCAAGCGGACCCGCGACAACCTGCGCCTGGCCGCCATGCTCCACGACGTGGGCAAGGTCGGCATCTCCGACGCCATCCTCAAAAAGCCCGCCAAGCTGACCGCCGAGGAATACGACATCATGAAATGGCACACGGTCTACGGGGCCCGGCTCTTCCGGAACCAGACCTCGGAGCTGGACCGCATGTCCATGGAGATCGCCCTGTGCCACCACGAAAAATGGGCGGCACCCGGCTACCCCTCCATCCCCCTGGACCAGGTCTGGCACGAGTCCCCGGACCTGGGCGGCGCCGTCCTCAACGGCGAGGACATCCCCCTGTCCGCGCGCATCTGCGCCGTGGCCGACGTGTACGACGCCCTGGCCTCGCCCCGGTCCTACAAGGACCCCTTCCCGGACGAGAAGTGCCTGGACATACTGGAGAAGGACGCGGGCACCCACTTCGACCCCGAGGTCGTGGAAATCTTCCTGGAGATCTTCGACGTGATCAAGGCCATCCGCGACAAGTGGGTGGAGGTCCGGGAAAAGTAG
- the hcp gene encoding hydroxylamine reductase — translation MFCYQCEQAANGGCTKIGVCGKTDSTATLQDLLLHLTKGLSQVACAAREQGIEDPEVNRFTVKAVFSTLTNVNFDDARFVALINECVVLREALKARLSGVAFDGPAALVPALNTLGLIEQGRRVGIEHDPEPDPDIKSLKHTLTYGLKGVAAYADHAAILGREDNELYAKIQSLLAATLATDLTLEQAVEAGLECGRINIRAMELLDDANTSTYGHPVPTEVKLGPTAGKAILVSGHDLKDLETLLKQTQGTGINVYTHGEMLPCHGYPELHKYPHLAGHYGTAWQNQRKEFAAFPGAILMTTNCIQDPKHYIENIFTTGLVGWPGAVHVKNDDFTPVIERALAMPGFAGDEDKGSVLTGFARNAVLSVADKVIDAVKSGDIRHFFLVGGCDGAKPGRNYYTEFVEQAPADTVILTLACGKFRFFDKQLGDIGGIPRLLDIGQCNDAYSAVQIALALAKAFDCGVNDLPLSLVLSWYEQKAVAILLSLLALGIRNIKLGPSLPSFITPNVLHYLVDNYNIAPISTPEADLAELLG, via the coding sequence ATGTTTTGTTACCAATGCGAACAAGCCGCCAACGGCGGTTGTACCAAGATCGGCGTGTGCGGCAAGACCGATTCCACCGCGACCCTCCAGGACCTCCTCCTCCACCTGACCAAAGGTCTCTCCCAGGTGGCCTGCGCCGCCCGCGAACAGGGCATCGAGGACCCCGAGGTCAACCGCTTCACGGTCAAGGCGGTCTTCTCCACCCTGACCAACGTGAATTTCGACGACGCCCGGTTCGTCGCCCTGATCAACGAATGCGTGGTCCTGCGCGAAGCGCTCAAGGCACGGCTCTCCGGCGTCGCCTTCGACGGCCCGGCCGCGCTGGTCCCCGCCCTCAACACCCTGGGCCTGATCGAGCAGGGCCGCCGGGTCGGCATCGAGCACGACCCCGAGCCCGACCCGGACATCAAGTCCCTCAAGCACACCCTGACCTACGGCCTCAAGGGCGTGGCCGCCTACGCCGACCACGCGGCCATCCTCGGCAGGGAGGACAACGAACTCTACGCCAAGATCCAGTCCCTGCTGGCCGCCACCCTGGCCACGGACCTGACCCTGGAACAGGCCGTGGAGGCCGGGCTCGAGTGCGGGCGCATCAACATCCGGGCCATGGAGCTGCTGGACGACGCCAACACCTCCACCTACGGCCACCCCGTGCCGACCGAGGTCAAGCTCGGCCCCACCGCGGGCAAGGCCATCCTGGTCTCGGGCCACGACCTCAAGGACCTCGAAACCCTGCTCAAGCAGACCCAGGGCACGGGCATCAACGTCTACACCCACGGCGAGATGTTGCCCTGCCACGGCTATCCCGAGCTGCACAAGTACCCGCACCTGGCCGGGCACTACGGCACCGCCTGGCAGAACCAGCGCAAGGAGTTCGCCGCCTTCCCCGGGGCCATCCTGATGACCACCAACTGCATCCAGGACCCCAAACACTACATCGAGAACATCTTCACCACCGGCCTGGTGGGCTGGCCCGGCGCGGTCCACGTCAAGAACGACGACTTCACCCCGGTCATCGAGCGCGCCCTGGCCATGCCCGGCTTCGCCGGGGACGAGGACAAGGGGTCGGTCCTGACCGGCTTCGCCCGCAACGCGGTCCTGTCCGTGGCCGACAAGGTCATCGACGCGGTCAAGTCCGGCGACATCCGCCACTTCTTCCTGGTGGGCGGCTGCGACGGGGCCAAGCCCGGCCGCAACTACTACACCGAGTTCGTGGAGCAGGCCCCGGCCGACACGGTCATCCTGACGCTCGCCTGCGGCAAGTTCCGCTTCTTCGACAAGCAGCTCGGCGACATCGGCGGCATCCCGCGCCTGCTCGACATCGGCCAGTGCAACGACGCCTACTCCGCCGTGCAGATCGCCCTGGCCCTGGCCAAGGCCTTCGACTGCGGGGTCAACGACCTGCCTCTCTCCCTGGTCCTGTCCTGGTACGAGCAGAAGGCCGTGGCCATCCTCCTGTCCCTGCTGGCGCTGGGCATCAGGAACATCAAGCTCGGCCCTTCCCTGCCGTCCTTCATCACCCCCAACGTCCTCCACTACCTGGTGGACAACTACAACATCGCCCCCATCTCCACCCCCGAGGCCGACCTGGCCGAACTCCTGGGCTAG
- a CDS encoding HD domain-containing protein, which yields MTISDMKLYDFVDPVDAECVRRETEDLMRALFPDCDATLFRTAFADVEDLFAGRYPGYRASNTRYHNFEHTCSVVLASARLLYGAMVQGEPLTEADCLKGLLASLFHDVGLIQDVDDTRGTGAKHTVGHEERSILFMRGYLDNVLSEQDIEDIADCIRCTILAMPPSRIAFRTETMRLMGYFTGTADLLAQIADRYYLEKLLLLFEEFKEARLPGYDSAFDLVIKTRSFYKDVARPRLDREFKGVDRHMLAYFRSWRNVDKDLYREAIDRNLAYLDKILAECNANLDEFVARLRRSNNQEPLC from the coding sequence ATGACCATATCCGACATGAAACTGTACGACTTCGTCGATCCGGTGGACGCCGAGTGCGTCCGGCGGGAGACCGAGGACCTCATGCGGGCGCTCTTTCCCGACTGCGACGCCACCCTGTTCCGCACCGCCTTCGCCGACGTGGAGGACCTGTTCGCGGGCCGCTACCCCGGCTACCGGGCGAGCAACACCCGCTACCACAACTTCGAGCACACCTGCTCCGTGGTCCTGGCCTCGGCCCGCCTGCTCTACGGGGCCATGGTCCAGGGCGAGCCCCTGACCGAGGCCGACTGCCTCAAGGGACTGCTGGCCTCGCTCTTCCACGACGTGGGCCTCATCCAGGACGTGGACGACACCCGGGGCACCGGGGCCAAGCACACCGTGGGCCACGAGGAGCGGTCCATCCTGTTCATGCGCGGCTACCTGGACAACGTCCTGTCCGAACAGGACATCGAGGACATCGCCGACTGCATCCGCTGCACCATCCTGGCCATGCCGCCCTCCAGGATCGCCTTCCGCACCGAGACCATGCGCCTGATGGGCTACTTCACCGGCACCGCCGACCTGCTGGCCCAGATCGCGGACCGCTACTACCTGGAAAAGCTCCTCCTGCTCTTCGAGGAATTCAAGGAGGCCAGGCTGCCCGGCTACGACAGCGCCTTCGACCTGGTGATCAAGACCCGCTCCTTCTACAAGGACGTGGCCCGCCCGCGGCTGGACCGCGAATTCAAGGGCGTGGACCGCCACATGCTCGCCTACTTCCGGTCCTGGCGCAACGTGGACAAGGACCTCTACCGGGAGGCCATCGACCGCAACCTGGCCTACCTGGACAAGATACTGGCCGAATGCAATGCGAACCTGGACGAATTCGTGGCCAGACTCCGCCGCAGCAACAACCAGGAACCGCTCTGCTGA
- a CDS encoding cupin domain-containing protein, with amino-acid sequence MKVIRYTDVDPVELKVAGPGVTGRVVIGKADDDVNFCMRVIELEPGAQIPPHAHPWEHQQFYHAGTGYVVRDGEKLPLGPGSVVYVAPDEVHHVVNTGDTPMVLVCLIPKGVPEI; translated from the coding sequence ATGAAGGTTATCCGCTATACCGACGTGGACCCCGTGGAACTGAAGGTGGCCGGACCGGGCGTGACCGGCCGGGTGGTCATCGGCAAGGCAGACGACGACGTGAACTTCTGCATGCGGGTCATCGAGCTCGAACCCGGTGCGCAGATCCCGCCCCATGCCCACCCGTGGGAGCACCAGCAGTTCTACCACGCGGGCACCGGCTACGTGGTCAGGGACGGCGAGAAGCTGCCCCTCGGCCCCGGCAGCGTGGTCTACGTGGCCCCGGACGAGGTCCACCACGTGGTCAACACCGGCGACACCCCCATGGTCCTGGTCTGCCTCATCCCCAAGGGCGTGCCCGAAATCTAG
- a CDS encoding EAL and HDOD domain-containing protein, whose protein sequence is MNRDTQAFESMFIARQPVFTPDESVWGYELLFRTGRDNVAVIGDESQATASVIADGLTLATDGMDQAARILINFPEKLLVEDAGFALPKDRCVVEILENVRPSRAALAATRRLKDAGYTLAVDDFVGQDELRPFLELADIVKVDVLAQNSDPARIGRSLRDLPADTTLLAEKVEDNETFKVLRDMGFTLFQGFFFSRPEIIPGRKLTANETTKLQILGELAKPDFEPARLAAVLQSDPSLTYRLFRYVNSAGFGLAEKITSAKRAMDMMGMIRAKQWLRSVIIADLNPSPRAGELAYLAVHRAKFLESVCSCSNRPVCEPDTLFMTGLFSLLDAMLGMHMNDILKSLPLEESVAQALNGTGDLYDLLRLATSYERGQWGETTQRLKKLSIDSLQAELLYIQARTWAQKTLGYSKND, encoded by the coding sequence ATGAACCGCGACACCCAGGCCTTCGAATCCATGTTCATCGCCCGCCAGCCGGTCTTCACGCCCGACGAGTCCGTGTGGGGATACGAACTGCTCTTCCGCACCGGCCGCGACAACGTGGCCGTGATCGGCGACGAGTCCCAGGCCACGGCCTCGGTCATCGCCGACGGCCTGACCCTGGCCACCGATGGCATGGACCAGGCCGCCCGCATCCTCATCAACTTCCCGGAAAAACTGCTCGTGGAAGACGCCGGGTTCGCCCTGCCCAAGGACCGCTGCGTGGTCGAGATCCTGGAGAACGTCCGGCCGAGCAGGGCCGCCCTGGCCGCCACCCGGCGGCTCAAGGACGCGGGCTACACCCTGGCCGTGGACGACTTCGTCGGACAGGACGAGCTGCGCCCCTTCCTGGAGCTGGCCGACATCGTCAAGGTGGACGTCCTGGCCCAGAACAGCGACCCCGCGCGCATCGGCCGGTCCCTCCGGGACCTGCCCGCCGATACCACCCTGTTGGCCGAAAAGGTCGAGGACAACGAGACCTTCAAGGTCCTGCGCGACATGGGCTTCACCCTGTTCCAGGGATTCTTCTTCAGCCGCCCGGAGATCATCCCCGGCCGCAAGCTGACCGCCAACGAGACCACCAAGCTCCAGATCCTCGGCGAACTGGCCAAGCCGGACTTCGAACCCGCCCGCCTGGCCGCCGTGCTCCAGTCCGACCCGAGCCTGACCTACCGCCTGTTCCGCTACGTCAACTCCGCCGGGTTCGGCCTGGCCGAGAAAATCACCTCGGCCAAGCGGGCCATGGACATGATGGGCATGATCCGGGCCAAGCAGTGGCTACGCAGCGTGATCATCGCCGACCTCAACCCGTCGCCCAGGGCCGGGGAACTGGCCTACCTGGCCGTGCACCGGGCCAAATTCCTGGAATCCGTCTGTTCCTGCTCCAACCGGCCCGTGTGCGAGCCCGACACCCTGTTCATGACCGGCCTGTTCTCCCTGCTCGACGCCATGCTCGGCATGCACATGAACGATATCCTCAAGTCCCTGCCCCTGGAGGAATCCGTGGCCCAGGCCCTGAACGGCACCGGCGACCTCTACGACCTCCTGCGCCTGGCCACCAGCTACGAACGCGGCCAGTGGGGAGAGACCACCCAGCGCCTGAAGAAACTCTCCATCGACTCCCTACAGGCCGAACTGCTCTACATCCAGGCCCGCACCTGGGCCCAGAAGACGCTCGGCTACTCCAAGAACGACTGA